The genome window CCACTAACATGCCTTCACCCTTGTAACTGCCACCTTCAGTGGTGCCTGAGCCATTCCATACACCACCTGCACCTACATGTTCAGGGCCTACGTCAGAGTGTAACTGATACACTTTCGAGCGTTGTACGTAGGCCACTTCCGACATTTCGGCTAATTTCAGCGCTTGTGCCTGTGTAACATTTACCGTTATGGCATTAATTGCGGTGGTAAATTGTTGACGAACATCAAGGGGTAAGCCTTTGTTCGTTGCTTTGTCTACAAAGTGTTGTTGTTTATTTAACAAGTGCTTGGTGTAAGCATCAACAGCAGCTTGAGGTGCGCCAACCGCTTTTGAAGCAGAAAATAATTTTACATTATTACTTTTTCTGTTGCTAAGAACGCTGGCTTTGGTTGCTTGTAAACCGGTAATGTTACCGTCATAAGTAGCTACCGGTTGATCGAGTAACCGTACTATGTAGGTATGTGCACCGGTTAAGTCTTTCTCGAGTTTTATTTTGTCGCTAACCGATTTTGGTGTGAATTGAACATTACTTAAAGAGCCGTGGCGTAACGGTGAAAGAAATTCACTGTTAGTTTGTGCGGCCAGTTGTTTTTGCAAATTATGCAGTTTCATCATGTCAACAGCTTGTGGTAAAGAGCCACTAGCTTGAACATTGGCAGCAATGCTTGCGGCATATAATGCCGAGGTGATTGCTAATATCGTTGTTTTAATTTTCACTGGATTTCCCCTAGTTATTTTAAGGCTGATAAATAATCAGACGCCTTGATACTAATGCAGGAGATTGAAAAACTCTGGTGGATTCGTGTGCCAATTTGTCGGCGGAAACCTCGATAAATGTGCGAATTTGTGTGAGCTGTGTTTTAATTTATGATAACAAGGTATTGTTAGCACATTGTTATAGCGCTCTCTAAGTTAGTTTTTATGTTGTTTAGTAAGGTACGTATTAGTGTTTAGAAGTCATCTGCCACTTGCGGTTATATTTTTAATCTCCAGCTTGCTAGTTAAACCGGTACAAGCTTGCGAGGTCGACTGTGTTGAACAACATAGTTGGGCCGTTGGTGTTGGTCTGGGAGTAGGTGAGTTCGAAAACCCGCTATTTGACGGCAAAGATCGAAATGTCGTGGTTTTACCTTCTTTTTATTATTATGGCGAAAAGTTTTATATTGAAAATACTGAACTTGGTTATGTGTTTGTAGAAACCGATGACTGGTTGTTCAAATTTAAGGGCAAGTTCAATAACGATGGTTTGTATTATAATGATTCAATAGTCGATGACCTAATTGTTGCTGGTGCGTTTGGCCCAGGTAATTTTGAAGAGCCTGAAGAGTCAGTTTCCAGTGGCGATGTTGACCGAGACTTATCTTATATGGCCGGCATTGCCGGTGATTATTTTGTTTATGATAATTTCAAACTCTCTGTTGGTGTTTATCATGATGTTAGTGGCGTTCATGATGGCTATTCAATCAGCGCAGGTAGCCAATATGTGTGGCAGCAAGATAATTGGTTTTTGGCGGCAGGTATTGGCGCTGAATTTTTAGACTCAGATTTAAACCAATACTATTATGGGTTGCGACCTGAGGATGAAACTATCTATGG of Thalassotalea fonticola contains these proteins:
- a CDS encoding MipA/OmpV family protein — translated: MFRSHLPLAVIFLISSLLVKPVQACEVDCVEQHSWAVGVGLGVGEFENPLFDGKDRNVVVLPSFYYYGEKFYIENTELGYVFVETDDWLFKFKGKFNNDGLYYNDSIVDDLIVAGAFGPGNFEEPEESVSSGDVDRDLSYMAGIAGDYFVYDNFKLSVGVYHDVSGVHDGYSISAGSQYVWQQDNWFLAAGIGAEFLDSDLNQYYYGLRPEDETIYGSFNVGSNSNVIGNFSLSYKINKHFSVIGRYQYKWLGSQMTVSPLVEDDSTSFFFIGISSQFGSN